TGACCCCTTGGTGGTGGACACGCTGAAACCAGCATTTCGCTGGGGAAGTGAGGTACCTTTCCACCATGCCACGCAAGACCTACACCGAGCAGTTCAAGCGTGACGCAGTGACGTTGTACGAGTCGACCCCTGGAGCCACGATCAACGCGATCGCCTCCGATCTCGGGGTCAACCGCAACTCCCTGCGCACCTGGCTCGACGCCTTCGGCACCGGCACCAAAACCAACGCCAACGGTGAAAAAGTCGCCAGCCCGATCGCCGCAGCCAACAGCGAACGTACTCCTGCTCAAGGACTCTCCGATGCCGAACGCATCCGCATGCTGGAACGCGAAAACGCCACGCTACGGGAAGAACGAGAGATCCTGCGCAAGGCGGCCAAATATTTCGCGGAAGAGACGAACTGGTGAACCGCTTTCAGTTCGTTGATGACCACCGAGACTTCTACGAGGTCAAGCGGTTATGTGAGGTCCTGAAGATCAACCGGTCCTCCTACTACAAGTGGAAATCTGCTGCTCCTGCCCGCCGGCGACGCCTCGTCGCTGACGCGGCGCTGGGAGCGAGGATCAAGGCCGTGTTCACAGCTGAGAACGGCTGTTACGGGGCGAAACGCATCACAGCGGCCATCAACTCGGATCCGACCAGCGATGATCGCCTCAATCACAAGCGCACCGCCAGGCTGATGCGCCAGATGGAATTGTTCGGCTACACCAAGAAACGCCGCGTAAAGACCACGGTGTCTGCGAAACGCGCTCCGACGTTTCCGGATCTGCTCGCACGCCGTTTCACCGCGGAGAAACCAAACACGGTCTACGTCGGCGATATCACCTACCTCCCGATTGCAGATGGGTCGAATATGTACCTGGCGACGGTCATCGACTGCTACTCGCGGCAGTTGACCGGTTTCGCGATCGCCGTCCACATGCGTACGGAGTTAGTTGAAGAGGCTTTGATGATGGCTTACGGGATCCGTGGCGGGCTTGACGGAGCGATTTTCCACTCCGATCATGGCAGTGTATACACCTCTGATCGGTACCGAAGACTATGTGAACGTCTCGGTGTTACCCAATCGATGGGAGCAATTGGTACCAGCGCGGATAATTCTCTGGCGGAGTCGTTCAACGCCACGTTGAAACGGGAAGTCCTTCAAGATGCACCTGTTTTCGCCAGTCAGCTGGTGTGTCGCCGGGACGTGTTCCAATGGTGCAGTCGCTACAACACCAAACGCCTGCACTCGAGGTGCGGCTATCGTTCGCCGAACGCCTTTGAATCTTCCGAAACAGCTATACTCAAAACCGCATCTGATTAAAACTCCGTGTCCACTTTCCGGGGTTCAGACCCATCATGACCTCGTCTAAGACTGCATCGGTAATGGTGCTGATCGTATCCGGGCTCATATCCACCCCCAGGGTGGACCCAAGATGGTGCTGAATATCACGCACTGTCATCCCACCGGCGTACAGCGAGATGATTATGTCATCGAGCTCTGTCAGCCGGCGTGCGCCCTTGGGCACCATCTGGGGAGTAAACGTGCCGCAACGATCCCTGGGTACAGTCACTTCCAACGTGCCGTAACCAGAGTTAACCGTCTTGGTGTACGACCCGTTGCGGTGGTTACCACCCTGTGTTGGTTCAACCTGGGCCTTCATCTTCCGGTCGGAATGACGGTAGCCCAAATGGGCATCCATTTCCGCCTGCAGACCAGCGTTAATCGACGCCTGCAACAGACCTTTGACCAGGTCACTGGCGTCACCGGTGGACGTCGACAACTCGCCAATCAGCTTGGCGAGCTCAGGATTTTCCATCAGCTTCTCGCTGATCTCGTTGACCTTGTCCTGGTCATGGTTTTTCTTCGTTGTCACCGTTGTCATTATCGGTGAAACTCCTTCTGTATCAGAGCCTCACACACAAACTTCCTGACACCCTCTGGCGTACTGCGCCTGGTGCATATGACCCGGTAGATCTCCCGGACGATCGCGCGCTTCAGGCAGCGAATAATCTCCCTTTTCGACAACCCCTCCTCGGTACGCCGGGCGACGTACTCCCTGGTGCGCTGGTCACACTTCATCCTCACCATAACGATTCGGTCCAACGCTGAGTTCGCCCGCCGGTCACCACCACGATTGAGCCGGTGCCGGTTGGTTCGCCCAGAGCTTGCCGGCAGTGGAGCCACTCCACATAAGTGCGCCAGCGCTGCTTCGGAGTGGATGCGCTCCGGATTATCGCCGATGCTGATCAGCAGATCAGCGGAAACAAGAGCCCCACATCCCACGATGTTGCTGACATGGGGATTGATCACTGACACCAGGGCAGCGATCCGGGTTTCCAGCTCATCGCACTGCACCCGCAATGCGCGGTAGGTCGTGGCCAGAATCTTCAGGCTGGTCAGCACACCATTTCGCGGATCAGTACCATCCGACGACGGTCGGCAGTACACCAACGCGTTGACCAGAGCGTGGTTGGTCATCGTGGCGTAGCGGGTGCGGATGTCATCAGGGGCTGTGACCAGCAACGACTTCATCGTTGTGATGAGTTTCGCGGTGGTGGACACCAGCTGTTTCCGGGTGATCTGTAACGCTCGTAACGACTCCACCGGGCCCGTGGAATCTTTAGGCGTGCTCAGCCCTTCCCCGGTCAGGACCTGTCGCGCGGCGGCAAGGGCATCCACCGGATCATTTCCCGTCCCGGCGTCGAATGCTGCGGGCCGGGCGCAGGACTTCAACGACCGTGTAGCCACGGTCTATGAGGTGCCGGGTTAATCCGGCACCGAAGGAGATGGTTCCTTCTACTCCGACGGCGCCGACACCGTGCTTGCTGAGGAACTCGGCGAGGTGTGTGTAGCCGGGCCTGGTGGTGGGGAAGGTTTCGGTGGCCAGGTGCCGGCCGGTTGGGGTCACCGCGGCGACGGTGTGGGTGTCGGTGTGGGTGTCGGTGTGGGTGTCGACCCCGGCGACGGGGCTTGCGGAGAGGTCGATGTCTGTGGTCATGGCTGTCAACGCTTTCGCATAGGGAAGTGATGAAGGTAGCCGCTGATCCGAGGGTTCGAGCAGACAGGACACTGATGGGACTACTACTATGGCACCTGCCGGGGTGCTCACGGTGAGAGGTCACGCTCCTATGAGGTCATGACCGAATCGCCGGATCGCGGTGCGGGGCGAGAACCAGCCCGGAAGACAGATCGCAACGAAGGCACACAATCAGATTGTGGCCAGTCCGTTAGTGGGTCATTCCGGATGGTTCTTGTCCCGCACTCCCATTATCAGTGTCCTAGTTAGTGGTGTATCTGTCCTTTCGATCTGATGCGGTTTAGCGAAAATACAGAAACGAAGGCAAGGAATGTAAAAGCGAAGACTAGCCCTGCAAGCAGTGGATATCCGATCATGGTCACTAAGATGCCAGACAGGATAGAGCTCACGCCCGCTGCAATGTTTATGGTCAGATCCAGTCTGCCCTGGAGCGCCATTCGTTGGTTTGTGTCATTAATCTTAGAGGCAAGGGTGGAGGAAATTATCATACCTACCGACCAAAATACTCCGACTCCAAAGAGACCCACAGTAAACAGGATAAAAGAGTTATGCAGAAAAACTAAGAGGAAAATCGAGATTAGAAAGGCGGTTGCTCCCCACGTAAGCGTCTTTCTGAGTCCGAACCGATTAAGGCTAGAGCTCACAAAAGGTCCGGTAGCATACATGCCGAGTAGGTGAGCTGTCATCACGATTCCAGATCTAGATGGACCAAAAACTCTATCTGTGTAAATGGGTGCCATTGTCATCAGGCTAATCATCGATGCGTGGGCAATGATTCCGGCGGCGAATATAAAAACATAAGATTGCTTCCATATGAGACGTCCTGATTCTGAAGAGGCAGTCGAGCGTGGGGTCCCCGATGTGTAGCTCTGGCGCCTTTCAAAAGATAGGACCAGTAGTCCAACCATGAAGGTTAGAGCAGACCCGACGAATGCCCACT
The Corynebacterium sp. BD556 genome window above contains:
- a CDS encoding MFS transporter, whose product is MIKPPKSSTKSTLGLIWPIVATQICISAAVGLNLTITALAAVEVTGKESLGGLAQTSTILGATFITITATRISILKDRLFALRCTIGVAALGSLVAHFAISTKGSSGWLLFVGLFLLGGGTVSALISRFTATEKVGQNQQATSAIGIVLFGSAIGSVIGPNIYGLISLNIESPMEWAFVGSALTFMVGLLVLSFERRQSYTSGTPRSTASSESGRLIWKQSYVFIFAAGIIAHASMISLMTMAPIYTDRVFGPSRSGIVMTAHLLGMYATGPFVSSSLNRFGLRKTLTWGATAFLISIFLLVFLHNSFILFTVGLFGVGVFWSVGMIISSTLASKINDTNQRMALQGRLDLTINIAAGVSSILSGILVTMIGYPLLAGLVFAFTFLAFVSVFSLNRIRSKGQIHH
- a CDS encoding IS3 family transposase (programmed frameshift); this translates as MPRKTYTEQFKRDAVTLYESTPGATINAIASDLGVNRNSLRTWLDAFGTGTKTNANGEKVASPIAAANSERTPAQGLSDAERIRMLERENATLREEREILRKAAKYFAEGDELVNRFQFVDDHRDFYEVKRLCEVLKINRSSYYKWKSAAPARRRRLVADAALGARIKAVFTAENGCYGAKRITAAINSDPTSDDRLNHKRTARLMRQMELFGYTKKRRVKTTVSAKRAPTFPDLLARRFTAEKPNTVYVGDITYLPIADGSNMYLATVIDCYSRQLTGFAIAVHMRTELVEEALMMAYGIRGGLDGAIFHSDHGSVYTSDRYRRLCERLGVTQSMGAIGTSADNSLAESFNATLKREVLQDAPVFASQLVCRRDVFQWCSRYNTKRLHSRCGYRSPNAFESSETAILKTASD